The genomic segment ACGGCAACGACCCAGCAAGTTACCGCAGACGTCACCGAGGCCCCGGCCGCCGTACAGGTTCCCGTTACCCCGCCGCCCGCCGCTGCCGTCCAAACGATTGCAGCTGCCGTGCCAGCCGCCGCATCATCGACGCCTTCGGCCTCCGGAAACGGGGGCCGCTTCGCTGCCGGGACCAGCAACAGCGCTGTGATGTACAACGCCGACGGGTCGGTACTCTTCTCCGTCGTCCCGTTCGAGGCCACGTTCTCCGGCGGCGTCCGTGTGGCGACCACCGACCTGAATGGCGACAACGTCCCGGACCTGATTGTCGCCAGCGGTCCGGGCCGGGCGCCGGAAGTCAAAGTTTACGACGGGACGACTGGTACATTAATCGCCGACTTTCAGCCGTTTGAAAGCACGTTCACCGGCGGCGTCTTCATCGCGACCGGCGACCTCAACGGAGACGGGGTGGCGGACCTGGTCGTTTCACCCGACCAGGGCGGCGGCCCGATCATGGCCGTTTACGACGGCGCCGCCTTGGGGCGCGGACAGGTCGCCCAGCTCGCGCGGTTCTGGGGCATCGACGACCCGAATTTCCGCGGCGGGGCCAGGGCAACCATCGGCGACCTGGACGGCAACGGCGACCCGGCACTCATTGTCAGCGCGGGCGCAGGAGGCGGACCCCGTGTTTCGATCTACGACGGCCGGACGGTCAGTTCCGGAGACCCGACGAAACTGGCACCCGACTTCTTCGCCTTCGACCCGAGTCTGCGCAACGGCGCGTACGTCACCGCCGGCGATCTGACCGGCGACGGCAGCGACGACCTCATCGTGGGAGCAGGGCCGGGTGGCGCGCCGGTCGTGACGGCCTTCAGCGGTCGCGCGTTGCTTCTCGGCCAACAGATCATTATGGCGGACTTCTTCGTCGGCAACGCCGGCGACCGTGACGGGGTTCACGTGGCCGCGATCGACCTGGATTCCTCCGGCCGCGCGGACATTGTTACCGGCTCCGGCTCGAGTACGGAACTCGACATTTACACCCCACAAAGCCTGCTCGCGGGCGGCACGCCCTCCGCCACCCGCACGCTTTTCGCCGCCGGGCTCCCGGCCGCCGACGGGGTTTCTGTGGGATAGTCGATCCTTGTTCCTTGTCCGGTAACACCGAACGCACAGCTCTCGCCTACTTGCGCGCATAGTCAGAGTTTTCTTCTTCACAGATTCTTCATCTAATACACGTCGATACGTCTTGCGTTACTGATTTAATCTCCTGCTCATCGCCTCTCTTGTGGTCGAGCGCGTACTCGCGACCACGGTGGTTTGTTTTCCTTTTTGCCCGC from the Fimbriiglobus ruber genome contains:
- a CDS encoding FG-GAP-like repeat-containing protein, yielding MSKARPASHAARPRVDELESRFTPSVTVQFDYTYDQSGFFNDPTRRAALQRAVDEITPNLNASLAAIVPSPAAGNTWQETFYSPGSNSTITVNNPTVNADEIVIYIASAPISSGGDLGLTTSGGYSASGSQDWLNDVKGRGNAGALATPQTAYTTWGGMITFDSAVNWNFSTSAPTATQYDFQTVAEHELMHIFGFGLGEPAFVNNLSGWNGTSGLFTGPSVVATAGHPVEVVGDGGVPDHWAPGTEYDGESSPMVPSLPAGTRRDITPLDLAALNDIGWAVYVDQSPAAVAAVPTATTQQVTADVTEAPAAVQVPVTPPPAAAVQTIAAAVPAAASSTPSASGNGGRFAAGTSNSAVMYNADGSVLFSVVPFEATFSGGVRVATTDLNGDNVPDLIVASGPGRAPEVKVYDGTTGTLIADFQPFESTFTGGVFIATGDLNGDGVADLVVSPDQGGGPIMAVYDGAALGRGQVAQLARFWGIDDPNFRGGARATIGDLDGNGDPALIVSAGAGGGPRVSIYDGRTVSSGDPTKLAPDFFAFDPSLRNGAYVTAGDLTGDGSDDLIVGAGPGGAPVVTAFSGRALLLGQQIIMADFFVGNAGDRDGVHVAAIDLDSSGRADIVTGSGSSTELDIYTPQSLLAGGTPSATRTLFAAGLPAADGVSVG